A single region of the Rhizobium sp. NLR16a genome encodes:
- the urtA gene encoding urea ABC transporter substrate-binding protein, whose amino-acid sequence MNLKSTITGAALGAVMAASAAFSCAVAADDTIKVGVLHSLSGTMAISETTLKDAMLMLIDEQNKKGGLLGKKLEAVVVDPASDWPLFAEKARELIEKDKVAAVFGCWTSSSRKSVLPVFEELNSLLFYPVQYEGEESSRNIFYTGAAPNQQAIPAVDYLMNTEGVKRFVLEGTDYVYPRTTNKILAAYLESKGIPKEDILVNYTPFGFSDWQTEVAKIKEFGSAGKKTAVVSTINGDANVPFYKELGNQGIKATDIPVVAFSVGEEELAGLDTKPLVGHLAAWNYFESVESPANKKFIKEWHAFTKNDKRVTNDPMEAAYIGFNAWVKAVQAAGTTNTDAVLDNIIGVTVPNLSGGYATVMPNHHITKPVLIGEIQADGQFEIVQQTPAVVGDEWSDYLPDSKDLISDWRKPLSCGNFNVATGKCGGKGS is encoded by the coding sequence ATGAATCTCAAATCCACGATTACCGGTGCCGCGCTCGGCGCCGTCATGGCAGCGTCGGCTGCCTTCAGCTGCGCGGTGGCCGCCGATGACACGATCAAGGTCGGCGTGCTGCATTCGCTCTCGGGCACGATGGCGATTTCCGAAACCACCCTGAAAGACGCCATGCTGATGCTCATCGACGAGCAGAACAAGAAGGGCGGTCTTCTCGGCAAGAAGCTTGAAGCCGTCGTCGTCGATCCGGCTTCCGACTGGCCGCTCTTCGCCGAAAAGGCCCGCGAACTGATCGAAAAGGACAAGGTCGCCGCCGTCTTCGGCTGCTGGACCTCGTCCTCGCGCAAATCCGTCCTGCCGGTTTTCGAAGAGCTGAACTCGCTGCTCTTCTATCCCGTGCAGTATGAAGGCGAAGAATCCTCGCGCAACATCTTCTATACGGGTGCGGCCCCGAACCAGCAGGCGATCCCTGCCGTCGACTACCTGATGAACACTGAAGGCGTGAAGCGCTTCGTGCTCGAAGGCACCGACTACGTCTATCCCCGCACGACCAACAAGATCCTCGCGGCCTATCTCGAATCCAAGGGCATTCCGAAGGAAGACATTCTCGTCAACTACACGCCGTTCGGCTTCTCCGACTGGCAGACCGAGGTCGCCAAGATCAAGGAATTCGGCTCGGCCGGCAAGAAGACCGCCGTCGTCTCCACCATCAATGGTGACGCCAACGTTCCCTTTTACAAGGAACTCGGCAACCAGGGCATCAAGGCGACCGACATCCCGGTCGTCGCCTTCTCGGTCGGCGAAGAAGAGCTTGCCGGTCTCGATACCAAGCCGCTGGTCGGCCATCTCGCCGCCTGGAACTACTTCGAGTCCGTGGAAAGCCCGGCCAACAAGAAGTTTATCAAGGAATGGCATGCCTTCACCAAGAACGACAAGCGCGTGACGAACGACCCGATGGAAGCCGCCTATATCGGCTTCAACGCCTGGGTGAAGGCCGTACAGGCCGCCGGCACCACCAATACCGATGCCGTTCTCGACAACATCATCGGCGTCACCGTTCCGAACCTCTCCGGCGGCTATGCCACCGTCATGCCCAACCACCACATCACCAAGCCGGTGCTGATCGGTGAAATCCAGGCTGACGGCCAATTCGAAATCGTCCAGCAGACGCCCGCCGTCGTTGGTGACGAATGGTCTGATTACCTGCCCGACTCCAAGGACCTGATCTCCGATTGGCGCAAGCCTCTCTCCTGCGGCAATTTCAACGTTGCCACCGGCAAGTGCGGCGGCAAGGGCTCCTGA
- a CDS encoding phosphatase PAP2 family protein, which translates to MSVSKLCRLSTALVCLLSIVPSLAAAEQTTAAKAPYAETGNTNKRGDACFSTVDTNAAVHLLSGLLEVWTPRTPFVDAGVEAAAKDNCPAVAKTDWDGIPFSKTDGQIVNKPVHDANIAYVVKATKARTAEQAVAAYLDDRRGKNTSIVDGLGPLTDAWKAGSKQITTITEVAADATTVKYDDKGNNRGAGSKPDTENKTDANPDMGLAIDFINAASGDGSTEPAKRYFKYARPYRWSPDVSVVPTLEPAKSGKPVEDGGFPSGHTAEAWRDALAMAYLVPQRFQEMIARASEMGEDRILAGMHSPLDVMGGRMLGTATVVYNLNKSDDSALKSAAYAQAQSWLIAKSGVADAGALEVAAHAAPLSADRFADHDANRAYVLQRLSYGLPTIHATDQPARVPEGAETLLETRLPYLDGEQRREVLGTTEIASGYPLLDDAEGYGRLNLFAAADGYGAFKQDVTVMMDAAKGGFNAIDTWRNDIGGKGKLVKRGSGILGLSGANSYAGGTVLEEGVLVAGSPSALGAGGLMVNGGSLIVAADKPLAVGGDYQQLASATAKPTLGANGAGTLVVAGKATLAGDLDVTLAHGFAPAPGTKIEILKAAAVTGTFGKFTISGHRATVSYGPTSVTLTIHG; encoded by the coding sequence ATGTCTGTTTCAAAACTTTGCCGCCTGAGCACCGCTCTTGTCTGCCTCCTTTCGATCGTGCCATCGCTTGCCGCCGCCGAGCAGACCACGGCCGCGAAAGCGCCTTATGCTGAAACAGGAAACACCAATAAGCGCGGTGACGCATGCTTCTCGACGGTGGACACCAATGCTGCCGTCCATCTTCTCTCCGGCCTTCTCGAGGTCTGGACCCCGCGCACGCCTTTCGTCGATGCCGGTGTGGAAGCCGCAGCCAAGGACAATTGCCCTGCAGTCGCCAAGACGGATTGGGACGGCATCCCTTTCAGCAAGACCGACGGCCAGATCGTCAACAAGCCAGTCCACGATGCGAACATCGCCTATGTCGTGAAGGCGACGAAGGCGCGGACGGCCGAGCAGGCGGTTGCCGCCTATCTCGACGATCGGCGCGGCAAGAATACCAGCATCGTCGATGGTCTCGGTCCGCTGACGGATGCCTGGAAGGCCGGTTCCAAGCAGATCACCACGATCACTGAGGTGGCGGCCGACGCGACGACGGTCAAATATGACGACAAGGGTAACAATCGCGGCGCCGGCAGCAAACCGGACACGGAAAACAAGACCGATGCCAATCCGGACATGGGTCTCGCCATCGACTTCATCAACGCCGCGAGCGGCGATGGCTCGACAGAGCCCGCCAAGCGCTATTTCAAATATGCCCGCCCCTATCGCTGGAGCCCGGACGTTTCGGTCGTCCCGACGCTCGAGCCCGCCAAAAGCGGCAAGCCGGTCGAGGACGGTGGCTTCCCCAGCGGACATACGGCGGAAGCCTGGCGGGATGCGCTCGCCATGGCCTATCTGGTGCCGCAGCGATTCCAGGAAATGATCGCGCGTGCCAGCGAAATGGGTGAAGACCGCATCCTTGCCGGAATGCACTCTCCCCTCGACGTTATGGGCGGCCGCATGCTCGGCACCGCCACGGTCGTTTATAACCTGAACAAGTCCGACGATTCAGCGCTGAAGAGCGCCGCCTACGCCCAGGCGCAATCATGGCTGATCGCCAAGTCGGGTGTTGCGGATGCGGGTGCGCTCGAAGTCGCAGCCCATGCGGCGCCACTTTCGGCGGACCGTTTCGCCGATCATGATGCCAATCGCGCTTACGTTCTGCAGCGCCTGAGCTATGGCCTGCCGACGATCCATGCGACCGATCAGCCGGCTCGCGTGCCGGAGGGCGCCGAAACGCTTCTCGAAACCCGTCTGCCTTATCTCGATGGTGAACAGCGCCGCGAGGTGCTTGGCACAACGGAAATCGCTTCGGGCTATCCGCTGCTCGACGACGCGGAAGGCTACGGTCGCCTCAATCTCTTTGCCGCCGCCGACGGCTATGGCGCCTTCAAACAGGATGTGACCGTGATGATGGATGCGGCAAAGGGTGGCTTCAATGCGATCGACACCTGGCGCAACGACATCGGCGGCAAGGGCAAGCTGGTAAAACGCGGCAGCGGCATTCTCGGTCTTTCCGGTGCCAACAGCTATGCTGGCGGCACCGTGCTGGAAGAGGGCGTGCTGGTAGCCGGCTCCCCCTCGGCCCTCGGCGCCGGCGGGTTGATGGTCAATGGCGGTTCTCTCATCGTGGCGGCCGACAAGCCCTTGGCCGTGGGCGGCGACTATCAGCAGCTCGCCAGTGCGACGGCGAAGCCGACGCTCGGCGCGAATGGCGCCGGCACGCTGGTCGTTGCAGGCAAGGCGACGCTCGCCGGCGATCTTGACGTGACGCTCGCCCATGGCTTTGCCCCGGCGCCGGGAACGAAGATCGAAATCCTGAAGGCCGCGGCTGTCACCGGCACCTTCGGCAAGTTCACCATCTCCGGCCACAGGGCGACCGTCTCCTACGGCCCGACCTCGGTCACCCTGACGATCCACGGCTAA
- a CDS encoding ATP-binding protein → MTARQRIIPVRREYNRWVANQTLEDYALRFTAKSARHFSSERISQTAIGAISFLALEAIGAAITLSYGTTNAFYAIIVASVAMLAIGLPISRYAIRHGVDIDLLTRGAGFGYIGSTITSLIYAGFTFMLFAIEASIMSGALELTLGIPLWIGYIISAVMVIPLVTHGVRLISKFQLMTQPFWIVLNILPFIFIAFMDWEKFDLWRAFAGIHHASGPAGTVAEFDLVEFGAASAVILALMSQIGEQADFLRFLPPVSQRKWRHRLAVFLAGPGWVIIGAPKLLAGSFLVVLTLASGVPLDRAADPAQMYLTAFGYMVPWHNATLLLMAAFVVVSQLKINVMNAYAGSLAWSNFFSRLTHSHPGRVIWLVFNVAIALLLMELGIYRLLEETLGIFSIIAMAWLCTISADLFINKPLGLAPPGIEFKRAHLYDINPVGLGAMTLSATISLVAHFGAFGETAASLAPYITLVIALIATPALAWATKGKFYLARKPRQSWKNQTNITCSVCEHPFEPEDMAWCPAYVAPICSLCCSLDSRCHDMCKPAARFNAQVGTVARTLLPESILGKLTTRLGRYAIAVALALTAIGAILAMIAHQVASASPETADVVNRTILIVFFVFSVISGVVCWFYVLAHDSRVVAEEESSRQNTLLLKEIAAHKKTDAALQNAKETAEAANRAKSRYVVGLSHELRTPLNAVLGYAQILERDETIPAPRQSSIKVIRRSAEHLSGLIDGLLDISKIEAGRLQVYSNEINIQDFLDQIIELFRPQAQAKGLAFIHDRSPALPQFVRTDEKRLRQILVNLLSNAIKFTDEGSVTFDVAYRSQVATFTVTDTGRGIAEKDLMRIYEPFQRGEADSVRPMPGLGLGLTITRLLTNTLGGEIAVSSVKDEGSTFRVRLMLSAVMRAAAPPQEKRIAGYDGPRRTIVVVDDNEDHREMMREILAPLDFIVLTAAGGAECLTLIDGILPDLFLVDILMPGMSGWQLVSRLREAGQTAPVVMLSANIGDATVLSDSDDSHNDAIGKPVDIRRLRDKLALHLGLNWVYADDAPAAPAKIAAPMLGPGAAHVQELLRLGEIGYIRGIEAKLSDLAKVEANRPFTEALRPYVAAFDLAGFMTFLHDFDEKVESIG, encoded by the coding sequence ATGACAGCGCGCCAACGCATCATTCCGGTGAGACGCGAATATAATCGCTGGGTCGCCAACCAGACGCTGGAAGATTACGCGCTGCGCTTCACCGCAAAGAGCGCCCGGCATTTTTCCTCCGAGCGCATCTCGCAGACGGCCATCGGTGCAATTTCCTTCCTGGCGCTCGAAGCGATCGGCGCCGCGATCACCCTCTCCTACGGCACCACCAATGCCTTTTATGCGATCATCGTCGCCTCGGTCGCCATGCTGGCGATCGGTCTGCCGATCAGCCGATACGCCATCCGGCACGGCGTCGACATTGATCTTCTGACCCGCGGCGCCGGCTTCGGCTACATCGGCTCGACCATCACCTCGCTGATCTATGCGGGCTTCACCTTCATGCTGTTTGCGATCGAGGCCTCGATCATGTCCGGGGCGCTGGAGCTCACCCTCGGCATCCCGCTCTGGATCGGCTATATCATCAGCGCCGTCATGGTGATCCCGCTGGTGACGCACGGCGTGCGGCTGATCAGCAAGTTCCAGCTGATGACCCAGCCCTTCTGGATCGTGCTGAATATCCTGCCCTTCATCTTCATCGCCTTCATGGACTGGGAAAAGTTCGATCTCTGGCGCGCCTTCGCCGGCATCCATCATGCTTCGGGTCCGGCTGGCACCGTTGCCGAATTCGATCTGGTCGAATTCGGCGCGGCCTCCGCCGTCATCCTGGCGCTGATGTCGCAGATCGGCGAACAGGCCGACTTCCTGCGCTTCCTGCCGCCGGTCTCGCAGCGCAAGTGGCGCCATCGTCTCGCCGTCTTCCTCGCCGGTCCCGGCTGGGTCATCATCGGCGCACCGAAGCTGCTTGCCGGCTCGTTCCTCGTCGTGCTGACCCTCGCCTCGGGCGTGCCTCTCGACCGTGCCGCCGATCCGGCGCAGATGTATCTGACCGCCTTCGGCTACATGGTTCCCTGGCATAACGCCACACTGCTGCTGATGGCCGCCTTCGTCGTCGTTTCGCAGCTCAAGATCAACGTGATGAACGCCTATGCCGGCTCGCTCGCCTGGTCGAACTTCTTCTCGCGGCTGACCCACAGCCATCCCGGCCGCGTCATCTGGCTTGTCTTCAACGTCGCAATCGCCCTGCTCCTGATGGAACTCGGCATCTACCGGCTGCTGGAAGAGACGCTCGGCATCTTCTCGATCATCGCCATGGCCTGGCTCTGCACGATCTCGGCCGATCTCTTCATCAACAAGCCGCTGGGACTTGCCCCTCCTGGCATCGAGTTCAAGCGCGCCCATCTCTACGACATCAACCCGGTCGGCCTCGGCGCCATGACGCTGTCGGCGACGATATCGCTGGTCGCCCATTTCGGCGCCTTCGGCGAGACAGCCGCTTCACTCGCCCCCTATATCACCCTCGTCATCGCCCTCATCGCCACGCCGGCGCTCGCCTGGGCGACAAAGGGAAAATTCTACCTCGCGCGCAAGCCGCGCCAGAGTTGGAAGAACCAGACGAATATCACCTGTTCCGTCTGCGAGCATCCATTCGAGCCAGAGGATATGGCCTGGTGTCCGGCCTACGTCGCACCGATCTGCTCGCTCTGCTGTTCGCTCGACAGCCGCTGCCACGACATGTGCAAGCCAGCCGCTCGCTTCAATGCCCAGGTCGGCACGGTCGCGAGAACGCTGCTGCCCGAGAGCATTCTGGGCAAGCTGACGACGCGCCTCGGCCGCTACGCCATCGCCGTTGCGCTGGCGCTGACCGCCATCGGCGCGATCCTGGCGATGATCGCCCATCAGGTTGCCTCCGCTTCGCCGGAAACGGCAGACGTGGTCAATCGCACGATCCTCATCGTCTTCTTCGTGTTTTCGGTGATTTCAGGCGTTGTCTGCTGGTTCTATGTGCTCGCCCATGACAGCCGTGTCGTTGCCGAGGAGGAATCCTCCCGTCAGAACACGCTGCTGCTCAAGGAAATCGCCGCCCACAAGAAAACCGATGCCGCGCTGCAGAACGCCAAGGAGACGGCCGAGGCTGCCAACCGCGCCAAGAGCCGCTATGTCGTCGGCCTCAGCCACGAGCTGCGCACGCCTTTGAACGCCGTGCTCGGTTATGCGCAGATCCTCGAACGCGACGAAACGATCCCGGCGCCGCGCCAATCCTCGATCAAGGTCATCCGCCGCAGCGCCGAACATCTCTCCGGGCTGATCGACGGCCTGCTCGATATCTCCAAGATCGAGGCCGGCCGCCTGCAGGTCTATTCCAACGAGATCAACATCCAGGATTTCCTCGACCAGATCATCGAGCTGTTTCGGCCGCAGGCGCAGGCAAAGGGGCTCGCCTTCATCCATGATCGCTCGCCCGCCTTGCCGCAATTCGTCCGCACCGACGAAAAGCGCCTGCGCCAGATTCTCGTCAACCTGCTCTCCAATGCCATCAAGTTCACCGACGAAGGCAGCGTCACCTTCGATGTCGCCTATCGCAGCCAGGTCGCGACCTTCACCGTCACCGATACCGGCCGCGGCATCGCCGAGAAGGACCTGATGCGGATCTACGAACCTTTCCAGCGGGGCGAGGCAGACAGCGTGCGGCCGATGCCGGGCCTCGGTCTCGGGCTTACCATCACCCGGCTTCTGACCAACACGCTTGGTGGCGAGATTGCGGTATCGAGCGTCAAGGACGAAGGCTCGACATTCCGCGTGCGGCTGATGCTGTCCGCCGTCATGCGCGCCGCCGCGCCGCCGCAAGAAAAACGCATCGCCGGTTACGACGGTCCGCGCCGCACCATCGTCGTCGTCGACGACAATGAGGATCACCGCGAGATGATGCGCGAAATCCTGGCGCCGCTCGATTTCATCGTGCTGACGGCCGCAGGCGGCGCCGAATGCCTGACGCTGATCGACGGCATCCTGCCCGATCTGTTCCTCGTCGATATCCTGATGCCCGGCATGAGCGGCTGGCAGCTCGTCTCGCGTCTGCGCGAGGCCGGCCAGACAGCACCGGTTGTGATGCTTTCGGCCAATATCGGTGATGCGACGGTTCTAAGTGACAGCGACGACAGCCACAATGATGCGATCGGCAAGCCCGTCGACATCCGCCGGCTGCGCGACAAGCTCGCCTTGCATCTTGGCCTGAACTGGGTCTATGCCGATGACGCCCCCGCCGCTCCTGCAAAGATCGCAGCGCCGATGCTGGGCCCGGGTGCAGCCCATGTGCAGGAATTGCTGCGGCTCGGCGAGATCGGTTACATCAGGGGCATCGAAGCCAAGCTTTCGGACCTTGCCAAGGTGGAGGCAAATCGGCCATTCACCGAGGCTCTTCGACCCTATGTGGCCGCCTTCGATCTGGCCGGCTTCATGACCTTCCTGCACGACTTCGACGAAAAGGTGGAATCCATTGGCTGA